CCTGCGTCAGGGTGACCTTACGCGTGCTTCGCTGCAGCAGCGGGCCTCCCAGCGCATCCTCCAGCCCTTTAATCGTCAGGCTGAGGGCAGGCTGAGAAAGATTTAGCCGTTCGCTGGCGTGCGCAAAATTGAGAGTGTGAGCTACCGCTAAAAACGCGCGTAACTGTTTGACACTCATTCTCATTTTTCATCCTGTTAACTAATTGAAAAAATTTAGTTAACAGGAAATTAATAAAAAAACCAAATGAGTGGGTCACAAATTCAAAATTAACAAAAGAGTCGTCGCCCCCAATGATACCGCCACGGACAACAGGAGGGATGGTTATGGCAGGACTGGATAAGCGCGTCGGCAGCTATGCGCAGGCGCTGGAGGGGCTGACGGACGGGATGACATTGCTGGCGGGCGGCTTTGGCCTGTGCGGTATTCCTGAAAATCTGATTGCGGAAGTCAAACGCCGTCAGGTGCAGGGCCTGACGGTGGTCTCGAACAACTGCGGCGTGGATGGTTTCGGGCTCGGGCTGCTGCTGGAGACGCGCCAGGTGCGGAAGGTGGTGGCGTCTTACGTCGGCGAGAACGCGCTGTTCGAACAGCAGGTGCTGAGCGGAGAACTGGAGATTGAGCTGACGCCCCAGGGCACGCTGGCCGAAAAGGTGCGCGCGGGCGGGGCCGGTATTCCGGCATTTTACACGGCTACTGGCTATGGCACGCCCGTGGCCGCAGGGAAAGAGGTACGTCAGTTTGCCGGTAAGCACTACATCCTTGAAGAGGCCATCACCGGCGATTTTGCGCTTATCAAGGGCTGGAAAGCGGACTGGTACGGCAACGTTATCTATCGCCATACCGCGCAGAATTTCAACCCGCTGATGGCCACCGCAGGACGGATAACCGTGGTGGAGGTGGAAGAGATTGTCCCGCCGGGTGAGCTGCCGCCGTCCGCGATCCACACTCCGGGAATTTACGTCGACAGGCTGATTGTCGGCCAGTTTGAGAAACGCATTGAACAGCGCACGCTGCGCGCAGAGGGAGTCTGACCATGTTAACCCGCGAACAGATGGCCATGCGCGTCGCCCGCGAGTTGCGCGACGGTTACTACGTCAACCTGGGGATCGGCATCCCGACGCTGGTGGCGAACTACATCCCGGACGGCATGGACGTGATGCTCCAGTCAGAAAACGGACTGCTGGGGATGGGGGAATTTCCCGATGCGCAGAGTCTTGATGCCGACATGATCAACGCTGGTAAGCAGACCGTTACCGCGCGAACCGGTGCCGCCATTTTCGACTCGGCCCAGTCGTTCGCCATGATCCGGGGCGGTCACGTCGACCTCACGGTGCTGGGGGCGTTTGAGGTGGACGTCGAAGGCAACATCGCCTCGTGGATGATCCCCGGAAAGATGGTGAAAGGCATGGGCGGCGCCATGGATCTCGTCGCCGGGGCGCAGAACATCATCGTCGTGATGACCCATGCTTCGAAAAGCGGTGAGTCAAAACTGCTGTCACGCTGCACGCTGCCGCTCACCGGGGTGGGCTGCATTCACCGGGTGTTAACCGACCTGGCACTGCTGGAAATTAAAGACGGTGCGTTCATTCTGCGGGAATACGCCCCCGGCGTCAGCATTGACGACATCGTCAACAAAACCGCCGGGAAAATCATTGTGGCGGACGACGTTCGCGAAATGCGCTTTAGCTGAGGACTCAACATGAAAAACGTCATGATAGTCGGGGCAACGCGAACGCCGATTGGCAGTTTTCGCGGCTCGCTCTCGACCCTTTCCGCGGTTGAGCTGGGTGCGGTCGTGGTGCGCCGCCTGCTTGAGGAGAGCTCGCTTTCGGCAGGTGACACAGACGAACTGATTTTTGGGCAGGTGCTGACGGCAGGCTGCGGACAAAACCCGGCGCGTCAGACGGCTATCGCCGCCGGGCTGCCCGTCAGTACCCCCGCCACCACGGTCAATCTGGTCTGCGGCGCGGGGCTGAAGGCGGTACAGCTTGCGGCACAGGCTATCCGCTGTGGCGACGCAGAGGTG
This region of Enterobacter cloacae complex sp. R_G8 genomic DNA includes:
- a CDS encoding CoA transferase subunit A, yielding MAGLDKRVGSYAQALEGLTDGMTLLAGGFGLCGIPENLIAEVKRRQVQGLTVVSNNCGVDGFGLGLLLETRQVRKVVASYVGENALFEQQVLSGELEIELTPQGTLAEKVRAGGAGIPAFYTATGYGTPVAAGKEVRQFAGKHYILEEAITGDFALIKGWKADWYGNVIYRHTAQNFNPLMATAGRITVVEVEEIVPPGELPPSAIHTPGIYVDRLIVGQFEKRIEQRTLRAEGV
- a CDS encoding CoA transferase subunit B, giving the protein MLTREQMAMRVARELRDGYYVNLGIGIPTLVANYIPDGMDVMLQSENGLLGMGEFPDAQSLDADMINAGKQTVTARTGAAIFDSAQSFAMIRGGHVDLTVLGAFEVDVEGNIASWMIPGKMVKGMGGAMDLVAGAQNIIVVMTHASKSGESKLLSRCTLPLTGVGCIHRVLTDLALLEIKDGAFILREYAPGVSIDDIVNKTAGKIIVADDVREMRFS